Within the Clostridium scatologenes genome, the region GTGAGGCACTTGAAGGAAATGTAGTTATCACAATTTGGGATAAAGAACAATGTATATACTCTTTAGATAGTAAAAATAAAAAATCTACTATTAAAGTTGGAGACAAGTCTAATATGAGCCTTATTAAAAATATTGGTGCCATTGATACTATCTTTAATAAGAAAGAAACATTTACAGCTATATTTAATAAGAATGAACATGGTGTAGATGCCAAAATCACTCTAATTCCTGCAATTAATAAATATGGTGAAGCTGTTGGAGTATTATGTTTGTCAACAGATATAGAAAACATACTCAAAATACAAAATTCCACATCAGAATTAAAGAGTTCTCTTCAAGAAACAAATTCAACAATATCAAAAATTACTAATGATGCTGTTAAATTATCTGAAAAACTAAATTATATTATAGAAAACACTGAAGTAACTAAAGAGCTGATAATTGAAAGTAATGAAGCTATAAATTTGATTGAAAGTATATCAAAACAATCTAATCTACTTGGACTCAATGCTGCAATAGAATCTTCAAGAGCTGGTGAATACGGAAAAGGCTTCTCAGTAGTAGCTGGTGAAATGAGAAAACTAGCATCAAATAGCAGTGAATCTTCCAAAAAGATTTCAGCCGCACTTGCTGAAATAAGCAACAATATGAAAGTGTTAATAGATACTATAAATGAATTAGGAGAAATAGCATCAAATCAAGCTACTTCACTAGAAGAAGTATCTGTAACAGTAGAACAAATTACTGATAATTCACAAATATTAGTTGATAATATTAAGCTAGATTAGTAATAATGGCAAATCCTTATAGCCATTGGTTCTCCCTTTAATTCCATCTTACAAAATAATCTCTAATTTACATTTTAGTTATATATCATATTGTTTATATTATAATCTTTAAAGTATATTTAAGGTTGCAATAGTATATTTTATAGTAGGAGTTAAAAACAATTATTTCTTCAAGGAGGAATACCTAATGCAACAACAGAATTATGATATAAAATATGAAACACTGTCACCAGAGCATGAATTCTATAAAGAATCTTATATACTATTAGAAGGGGCAATTATTGAAGTCCTTTCTAGATTAGATATCATTCGAAAATATAAAGCAGCACAAAAATGTAAGGATCCTATTGAACATTGCAAGGCTAGAATTAAATCAGCCAGTAGCATGAAAGATAAATTGAGGCGAAAAAATTTACCTGTTACAGTGGATAGTGCTTTAAAAGAAATTTATGATGCAGCTGGAATCCGTGTCATTTGCCCATTTTTGGATGACATCTATTGGATTGTAAATATGC harbors:
- a CDS encoding methyl-accepting chemotaxis protein: MEKIFQSLINTAPIISEALEGNVVITIWDKEQCIYSLDSKNKKSTIKVGDKSNMSLIKNIGAIDTIFNKKETFTAIFNKNEHGVDAKITLIPAINKYGEAVGVLCLSTDIENILKIQNSTSELKSSLQETNSTISKITNDAVKLSEKLNYIIENTEVTKELIIESNEAINLIESISKQSNLLGLNAAIESSRAGEYGKGFSVVAGEMRKLASNSSESSKKISAALAEISNNMKVLIDTINELGEIASNQATSLEEVSVTVEQITDNSQILVDNIKLD